A region of the Osmia bicornis bicornis chromosome 1, iOsmBic2.1, whole genome shotgun sequence genome:
GTTTCTCCGGGATCAGTTTCTTCAAATCCAGACTCTGCATCGCCACTGTCGCTTGCTACACTATTTGTAATACTATTACTTGCTCTTTCGTCATCATAAACATTATCCTGACGGTGAGTCTTTGCTCCTATATCCAACGGGACCAATAAGTAAACCATTCTATTCGCATAATGAATTGCTTGGCTATACATAGTACTCTCTTCGCTTGCTATGAGTTCCTTTTGTTTTTCAGCGTCAATAGTCGGCCAAATCCTCATTTGTTCAGCAGCTATTTCAAGGGCCGATGGTTCTTGAATTTGATAAATCGAGTATCGATCACGAAATGGAAATTCTTTACCGTCGCGTGGGCTGATAGGACTTAGAATACCATCGTTTATGAGCCGTGGTGGAGAATTCTCACCAGGAAGATATAATCGTTTAATGTCCTTCTGAACGTCCAAATAGAAAGCATCTTCCCAAAATTGTTGATTTTGCCACACGGGATGTTCTTGAATACAAGTATAAGCAAACTGTATTACTCCTGTGCAAAGTTTTCTGCAAAATGCAGTTGCAAGAGGAAGAAGCGCAGCAGCAACACCATGTTCGTCCATAGACGAATCATCTTGCAACGCACAATTCATTAATCGTACAACTAGATCAAATTGTTGATGTTCTAACATAGCCTTGTTTCCAACAACGTGCTGCGACAATTCCATGCAAAGTGCTAAACGAGCAGCTTTGCTTTTCAAAGCTCTTAAGACAGCCGGGAAAGTTTTACGAGCATCGGATatcttattttcaaatatacaatttatacAATTACGTAGAACTTCGAGTCTACGTGCAGAATTGCTAACCAAATGTCTAGTGTCATGGACAAATGAAATGTGTGGACCCATTGGTACAATGCGAGGTTGTGATGGTCTTAATGATGATAATCTGTATACAAAAAAGGCAGATATAAAATATgggtaaaaatttgtaaaatgtgTCTGTAATACGAACCTGACTTTAAGATTATTTTTTGCAAGACCTTCGTCTATAATCGCTTGAACTTGTTCTGAATTAATGCGTGGTAAAAGTGGCTGGTGTATTCTGGCAAATGCTCCTTCAGGtggtttcaaaattttttgtACGTATGGTTGAGGATTTGGATTTTCGTTTGTATATAATTGTTGTGCTAATTCTTGAATATGCGTTAAAATGAGTCCTAACAATAATATACGGGACATCAATAATGTTTTATACCGGCTGTTACAAAAAGCCTGTAAAATTtctcaatattttattactgtatactatattattattacttactattatctTGTGCTTCTTGTTTTAATTGATCGCTCAAGTTATTGTATAATTCATCCCATACGTCGCAAGGCCTCCAAGGTGGTCCCCTTTCTGCAATAAATGAAGTAAAAAACATGCAATCCAACACTCTAGTTGTAAAATCACAATCCGTTAAACCACGTTCTCCTAAGAATGCTGCCTAGAAATAAAAAGTATCATATCTGTATTACTAATTTATCTGCAATCATATAAATAACATCAGTAACATATAACAACCTTATGAAATGTTATAACAGGTTTTGGATGAATTCTTATTAATGTCAGACAACTTCTGTACCCTTGCAACAATTGAGCAAAGGTTCGCATAAAAACTGCTCTTAACTCCTTGTCTAACATAGGTGAATGTGGGGCTCGTGTTGCAAGCGGTGGAAAGGCATAATCTGCACAAGTTAATTCTGGTTGCAATACTAAAGACAATGCATCTTGTGTTTGCGAAAGAAGTGGTTCAGGAAGGAGTGGAAGTGAAACTCCATCTGGAACCATTATAGACCCTCCATCTAAATCAGCAACAATTACATCcatctataaaaaaaaaaatatgatatttattaaaaatcactgacatataaaattataagaaCTATATTGAATATCTTACAAGTTCTGCAACTTCATATTTTAGTGAACTGTGTACACCCATAATAAATGGAGTAGGTGTACTGAGTACTTCCACTAAAGCTGCTGGTAAGAGAGGAATGTAAACATGCGTATATCTAAATGGATACATTAGTGCAGTAAGAGCGCGACATCCTTCGGTTAATCGTGAGTAACTTGCAGAATGAAAGAGTATCTTGTGTTCTGTCATGACAGCACAAAATAATACTAATACATTACGAATACCTGTAAAACAAGTTTACATTAATTGAAAAGATTACAAAATGAACATGTGTATTTATAATATCCTTACCTAATTGTTGAAATAAAAGGTTTACGCTACTATGAGTAATTGGAAGAGAAGGACTGATTGGAGGTTGAAGTGCTTGACGGTCACCTGCACCAATGCTAAACCTTACTTGTGGTCCACCAGCAGGTGGTACTTGTATACAACCTAATATGTTTCCTACCAAAGTTTCTAATGGTATACCAAGATTTTCTACGTACACTGTGTATATAATACCAAGGCAATTCTAAAGCAATAATATTAACATCTTATTGTTGCATCCAAAAATAAAACTGTACCATTAACATTGATAGTATTTTACATACTCTAAATGTTTCAATGTAATCAAGTCTGGAAACCAGCACCAGACATTTAGGTGCATACATGATGCTGTGATGTGTAATTGTTGGCATTGTTCTGACCAAAGAACGACTATCACCATCTACAGgatcttcttcttcatctacAGGCTTACTTGGCACAATAGATATAGTTTCATTAAAACACATGCATGCACAGTAATGACGGTTTGCATCGATGTCAGTTAAAATGGATACAAAAAACCTTGGCTCTTGTCTTTCTGTTGATAAGGCCCATCCTTGTGGTTGACaaaactataaaataatatataattagatgaaaaaattagaaatttaacaGCCACATCTTACCCATTCTATTCCTTCTATAAATGGTGTATCTGGCCAATCTTTCTCAGGGAATCTTTGTAAAATGATTCCATTACTTATACCACCTCCTATAATAAGATACAATATTACATGTATGATGAATGACAAATAATAAGAGTTAATATCTCAATTAAAAAATCtgaataaaaacattttattataataaacagCTTTTTTACATAgacaattaaatattatacgCAAATTTTAATCTACATATAGATTCTTTAACAAACGTTTTTTaatatgaattatttgtaaatacGTATCAACAACATTAATATGTTTTTAAAGAGTAAGTATTGGATAATAGGTGAAAACTTACTCTCTTTTTCGTGGTCGTAGCCGACCACAACAAAGTAGTCGGCTAATCGAGACATTTCGGTATACTCGTGGGAGCTCGTGGGGGTGATAGCGCCCAACATCCCACGTAGACTTTAATACACGTGATTTCATGGACCGTATCCTATCAAGTAACAATCAACTACCTTGTGCCAATGTTACACATAAATACGTGTCAATATgcaaattaattgaaaaatatcataGACAtgtttaaatgtatattatttcatttaagcATTAATCAGATCATAAAATGTACGGTTAAAAGTGCAATATCGTCTAGAATATATTAAAgcaatttttgttttgtttgaTGTACAAATTTCCAGGCAgtggttgaaatttttaagaCACCACGTACACCGTTGAAATAGGATTTCTTGGCCTCGTCGCATTCAGAAAACAAGTTTGTTCGTCATTATATAGGAATACAATAttccatttattttataaatcgCAATATGATGCCACACCCCGAAGCTTCAATCCATAACCTTCCAAGTTCAAGCGCCACATTGGGTGTTTGTTGAACCGCGTATGAACCAAAACGCGCCACAGATATACAAACGAAGAGACGGACGCGTTATAATTctcatttaattttacttttttttgtttgtctTCTGCTTGGGTCACTGAGAATATCCTAAAACTAAAAACATATATGTTTCTATAGATGTTACTCTTCGATGTAACTTTATAGTGTGTtcatattgaaattattgcaTAATTGCTGTGAGTGCAATATTCGTCAGTATGTACAgcatattatttaaaactatgatcgaattttaaaacattctatacgaataaaatcaaacgtgtatacgaataaaaatttcttataaaatcaatttaatattttcacgtTTCATTGAATGCTCTTATAAAGATATAAATCATCTCATTTATATCTGAATGAATAGTCGGATTTTCCTACGCCAATGTTATGAAAGTACCGACCATTGACGAATGAAACCGAATAGCTAGCGGCAGGCAGCGCAAGGCAGCGTTGGGCAGCGGCAGGTTGCTTCAAAGTTTTCCTCTGTATCAATAGTATTTTGCACGAGAAAATTATGAGTTCTCATAAAATGACTGTGTCTGAAATACTTTTAGAAAGTTTTGACAGTTTTTCAGATGCAACAGTCGGTTTTGTTATTGCAGCAGTACTAGGTTattgtttatataaaataacaaCATTGCGAGATTTAAAGGCTTTTAATGATTCTAATAAATCTTCAGATAACATAGTAAGAACAACTAAAATTCTTATACttgcatttatttataactAATACAGTATAATAAAgataatattacatttttttctcAACAGGTGTACACAGATGAATATGATAATTACAAGCTTATTTTAGTAATTAGAACTGACTTAAAGATGGGTAAAGGAAAAGTAGCAGCACAATGTGCTCATGCCGCTGTTGCAGCTTATAAAGCAGCCAAAAAGTATCCCAAAATCCTTCAAGCTTGGGAAGAATGTGGGCAAGCTAAAATTACTGTCAAAGTATATCAGTTTGTTATTGATATAgtgtaataaaattacaatttaaaatgTTACATTCAATAATTTACTTGATAAAATGTTTAGGTGGACAGTGAAGAGGCACTAAAAGAAGTAGCAAAGCAAGCTAGGGCTGTTGGACTTTTAGCAAATACAATACAAGATGCTGGACGCACACAAATAGAACCAGGAAGCAAAACAGTGTGCGCAGTTGGTCCAGGACCAGCCCCATTGATAGATGAAGTAACTGGACACTTAAAATTGTTCTAATGTTTTGACTGATTTTATtactataaatatattttttatttatgtagtaaaaaaataaatacactgttattgttctttttaatgatataattagatatatatgtacataaaaatataaatataaaaatacaatacaTGAAGAAATGtgacaatatatgtataaagaaGGAAGAGATACAAAATAGTGaagtaatataatttcaaaaggtgtcatcaattttaaaatacacaATTTCAATTCACTGGTAATGTTCCATATAATACATTTTTGCGTCAACGAATGTAGAAacaacatttaatatcattgtAAATAACATACCTTTAactgatattaaatttcatcattaatttaaataaaaatagcaTTTACTAATATTTATGTTGGAAAATCATTGTTATGAAAGAATTAAATAGAAGTGTATAATTATATCACTAAAAAATAAGTATTACCGTTAAATATTCCCAGATCTGATCACaaaacatagaaaaatttgtttccaatAAAATATCTTCCAGTCTTTGGTACCTAGtgctattatttttatttaaagtattATATAATgcttataaataatatataaataatctATACTGGAGGAGGGGGTGCTTTTCTATGTATTTTGTTAGAACTGGTGGCACTGCATTGCGATTCAGCAATGGATCTACCATCAGCTTCGTCTCTTCGACATAATTCCGATTCGTTTTGTATCCAATTTTGAGTTTGATCATGACTTGTTCGCGTCGATtgattttcttcgttttcagGAACAGAACTTACTTCTCctaataattttgataaagACGGTGCCAATCCTAATCCTAAGTTTCGCTCATGATATACCTCTGAAATTGTAGGTGTTAATTCACGTGTTAGGCTTGTAAGTGACGTGGCTACGTTTCTTAAATTCTGATTATGTGTTTCTGCAGATTGCGTAGAATCCGTTTGAGCACAAATATCCTCGGTTGCTGTAGGATGACGAGGTTTCCTGGGGGAATTAGATCCAATTTCTGTTCTAACACTTAATCTTTCTAATACAGTGGCTGGTAATGGTGGCAATGGTTGTCGCCTTAAAACAGTTGCATGTCCATTATCCCAATCTGTTACTGAACTACTCGAACTAGAACCTGGTCTTATAGTTTGATCAGGGTAAAGATTTCTAATACGCGTTTGATGATTCAAATTAAGTGCTACCGGGGGACTGGGAGTGAAAGCAACATCCGATTCACCTAGAAAacatacatatttttcaagctttttatgtttaatactcgttaaaaattaaatttaacttatTTATACCTCCTCCATTTTGACATGCTTGTCGTGATGTAGGAATTGGAACATTTGGCGGTTCCATAGTTTTTCCATCTGGTTCACCTCGATGTCGAACATAATTTGCAAATGCGCCTCCTAGTCGAGGTCGCTCTATGACATTCTTTTCTATATGGGCAACAGAAGCTAGGCTTTCCATGGAACTACTCGAGTCTAAAGTTAGACTTTTAGGTGCTTCTTGCGTGTCTAATAACATTTTTACGAATTAAGTACATGTCACTTTACCTACAAATTTATATAGTTAATAAATGGGCTTACCAAATAAAGCTAGAAgagcttgaagagcaaattgGACAGCTCTTCGCGATGCTTGTTTTCCCGTTCTTAAAGTAACTTCTGATTGACCAACTTCCATGAGATCAAAACCTAAACTTGCAAATAGTTCATGGGACCCTGATGCTCTCCACACTTGTACTGGTAATGTTACTTCTTGACCTTCTGTCGCACAAGTAGCTCTTCTCATCGCTGCAATCACATCTTCTGCTGCTTCTGGTGCCTATGTAGCATATAATTATCTATAGTTTAGTAAATTCTTACTTTTTATATCATATAGTAAATAGGTTTACCTGTAATAATCTAGCAAGTGCATGTAACGATGCAGGTCCCAATCCTAGCAATGCTTGCAAACTTGCGCTACATCTTGTTAATCTTTCCTCTGGATCACTTTGGGGGAAAAATACAGAAGACGGTATCCCATTTCCAGCTGGTTCAAACCTAAATCCTACTGACATTAAAAGTTCTCGCCATCCAGTTGCTGCTCCCACTTTATTTTCGATACTACGTTGGGTTGTATACATAGCATTCTTTTGTCCCCGATGTATTCGTTGCAATGATTTTTCTACCAAGTGAAGTGTCACGCGTAAAGCATCGCGACTTTGTTCTGGACCACCACGCAGTAATTCAGCAAGTGCTTGTCCCATCAAAGCAAcctgaataaataataatttatgaacCACTCAACCATATCTATATActtgaaatataaattgttttaaCTGTGTATATACTTTGTTTGATAATCGTGCATCCCCTCCAATGAGTAACCAACCAGCCCAATTTGCAGGATGCGCAAAGTGCCTTGTATGTTGAACTGTTTGCATAGCTTCTGCTAATGCTCTAGATGCTCTGGCACCTTGTAACATAGCACTATAAAATGCTCGTAATAATATACTACCAGCCGTTGGTGGAACAGCCCACATTCCTATAAGTACACATTGCACACCGGCATTTAATAAAGCTTTGGCTAAATTTTGCACACCATCTGACGTGGCAGTGGTATTTTCTGTACTATTCCAACCGTGGCCGCTAGATATGACAACTAAACGAGCAGctattcttaattttaaaatatctgaATGATTTATCAGATATTCCGGTCTTACAGAGGAGTCTTCGCATGGATCAGCAGTTAATGCTAAACTAGCAGAATTCCAAAAAACAGGTACTGTCAGGTGTACGCATTCTGCATCAGGTAAAGATCTTAAAACAGCCGATCTAGTTGCTTCTGCCCCTATTGATGAcagtaaaaaaataaattaattaatcgatactttattttataaaaggaCGAACTTGTGATATTTACCAGTTAAAGCACGGGCCTCTAATAATTCAGCAACAATTTCAGATTCTGTTTCAGTAGAAGCCATACTTTCAGACCATCCATACTCTTCTCTAATCTCTTCAGGAAGTATAGGATTTCCTGCAACTAATGCAGCAACAGTTGCGCCGCCTTCTGGAATAGGAGTTTTTAACCGTTTTCTTAAAGCTGCGAGAGATGGTACAACTAATAAGGAAAATCTTTCGCACAAATAATCTTCTCCAGGATTTGATTGTAAAGCCGGAAGCGGTGCCAAATACAACGACTTCTCTACTACCATAATTAACTCCTTCCTTGCTGGTGGCAAAAGATCTTCAAATGGTGCTAAAAGTAAATCATAAAGTACTTGAATCGGTAACGGTGATTGCCACGTAGGTCCTTTTGTTCCTCGTCCCCATCGAGCACTCCCTGCTCGCGAACTAACTGATCCTACACTGAACAGACTGCTTAAACTATATGAACTAGCATTAAGATGATGTCCTCTTGATGGGatttttgtttcttcaatGAATTCACTTGTTTCTTCTAAAAGAGCTTCTCGTGCTTGCAAAACTCGTTTTTCCAATCCTATGCCATCGTCTAAAGTAGTAGAATGAAATCGTAATAGCCCTCGACCAGGAGCTAAACACCAAGCATGTAACTCACATCCGACTTcactaaaatattattttaaatgtgttattttgaattgttacgtatatttaattcattaataaatttaaattacctATAATATAGAATAACTCCACGTTGTCTATCAATAATTTCCGAGTAGTGTGCAGCATCATCCAAACAGTTACTTTTACAACGTCTCGATCTTTCCGCCCAATTTAAAGCTTCTTCAGCTCTATTTAAACTAATTAATACTTTTTGTAACATTCTGTAAGTTTCTGATAATAAATCAGACTTATTTGGTTGTCCACAAATAAGATTCGAGGAAGTTCCATCTAATGATTCTAATAAATTTGCCGCTTTTTCTAAATGTTCTACAGCAATCGCTGCTTCGCCAGCTTCCCAATGAACAAGACCAAGCCTGTGCCTCAATCTGGCTGCTTCCTCTCTTCTTCCTAATCCCTCGGACAATGACAATCCAGATTGTAAATAACTCAAAGCCCGTGACAAATCACCGCACAGATGATGAAGACGTCCCAAACTAGAAAACGCAGCTGCTCTTGCAGGTTGATCTccagctgctgctgcaagaCTCAACGATTGTTCTTGTAATC
Encoded here:
- the LOC114870958 gene encoding peptidyl-tRNA hydrolase 2, mitochondrial-like, with protein sequence MSSHKMTVSEILLESFDSFSDATVGFVIAAVLGYCLYKITTLRDLKAFNDSNKSSDNIVYTDEYDNYKLILVIRTDLKMGKGKVAAQCAHAAVAAYKAAKKYPKILQAWEECGQAKITVKVDSEEALKEVAKQARAVGLLANTIQDAGRTQIEPGSKTVCAVGPGPAPLIDEVTGHLKLF
- the LOC114870955 gene encoding tetratricopeptide repeat protein 28 yields the protein MSHRDISEVEPEGTSALAAGSRSLFLETVRRSNAACQNGDYALAATLYTEALALDPLSHVLYSNRSAARLKMGLFALALQDAVRATELSPQWPKAYYRQGVALQCLGRHGEALVAFSTGLAHDPSNCQLLSGLVEASLKSPLRATLEPTFQQLRAMKLDESPFVVISVVGQELLGAGQYKAAAGVLEAALTIGSCSLKLRGSVFSALSSAYWALNSLDKAINYMQQDLGVARSLGDTQGECRAHGNLGSAYFSKGSFKEALTAHRYQLVLAMKCKDTQAAASALTSLGHVYTAIGDLPNALASHKQCVQLVKQMGDRLQEAREIGNVGAVYLAMGEFESAVDCHTQHLRIARRLGDRVEEARAFSNLGSSHHYRRNFGQAMAYHENVLRIAQELGDRAIEMRAYAGLGHAARCAGDLAQAKLWHQRQLDVALATKDKVAEGRACSNLGIVYQLLGEHEAALKLHQAHLGIARSLGDKAGMGRAYGNIGNAYNALGYYEQAIKYHKQELTISKEVNDRSSEASTHGNLAVAYQAVQGHEAALRHYRAHLAIARELKDTAGEACALLNLANCLSSRGRFEEAVPYYENYLMLSQELHDVEGEAKACHFLGYAHYCLGNHREAVRYYDQDLALAKDLQDKSGMGRAYCNLGLAHLALENLDTALECQKYYLAIAHMTKHLAGKFRALGNIGDCLLRLGEAEEAIKMHQRQLNLARQAGDRSLEAAAYGALGIAHRTIKSLDKALGFHTQELTLRQEAGDLRGECRAHGNLGAVHMALGQYTHAVKCYQEQLERAKELADSGVEAQALGNLGIARLNMAHYEDAIGYFEQQLATLEPLMMGTALLNKARALGNLGDCYEALGDPEEAIKCHEQQLAAATKLKSIREQERAYRGLGRAREATGNLQEALVCFEKRLVAAHEVDSPESRGAAYGDLGRVHAALGNHEQAVSCLSHQLALARGLGDKAAEAEAASGLGAVHLLMDDPNSALRHHQLELSIAEALDAAGLQARACANLGVTQEALGQFEEAIRLQEQSLSLAAAAGDQPARAAAFSSLGRLHHLCGDLSRALSYLQSGLSLSEGLGRREEAARLRHRLGLVHWEAGEAAIAVEHLEKAANLLESLDGTSSNLICGQPNKSDLLSETYRMLQKVLISLNRAEEALNWAERSRRCKSNCLDDAAHYSEIIDRQRGVILYYSEVGCELHAWCLAPGRGLLRFHSTTLDDGIGLEKRVLQAREALLEETSEFIEETKIPSRGHHLNASSYSLSSLFSVGSVSSRAGSARWGRGTKGPTWQSPLPIQVLYDLLLAPFEDLLPPARKELIMVVEKSLYLAPLPALQSNPGEDYLCERFSLLVVPSLAALRKRLKTPIPEGGATVAALVAGNPILPEEIREEYGWSESMASTETESEIVAELLEARALTGAEATRSAVLRSLPDAECVHLTVPVFWNSASLALTADPCEDSSVRPEYLINHSDILKLRIAARLVVISSGHGWNSTENTTATSDGVQNLAKALLNAGVQCVLIGMWAVPPTAGSILLRAFYSAMLQGARASRALAEAMQTVQHTRHFAHPANWAGWLLIGGDARLSNKVALMGQALAELLRGGPEQSRDALRVTLHLVEKSLQRIHRGQKNAMYTTQRSIENKVGAATGWRELLMSVGFRFEPAGNGIPSSVFFPQSDPEERLTRCSASLQALLGLGPASLHALARLLQAPEAAEDVIAAMRRATCATEGQEVTLPVQVWRASGSHELFASLGFDLMEVGQSEVTLRTGKQASRRAVQFALQALLALFDTQEAPKSLTLDSSSSMESLASVAHIEKNVIERPRLGGAFANYVRHRGEPDGKTMEPPNVPIPTSRQACQNGGGESDVAFTPSPPVALNLNHQTRIRNLYPDQTIRPGSSSSSSVTDWDNGHATVLRRQPLPPLPATVLERLSVRTEIGSNSPRKPRHPTATEDICAQTDSTQSAETHNQNLRNVATSLTSLTRELTPTISEVYHERNLGLGLAPSLSKLLGEVSSVPENEENQSTRTSHDQTQNWIQNESELCRRDEADGRSIAESQCSATSSNKIHRKAPPPPV